A genome region from Arachis duranensis cultivar V14167 chromosome 6, aradu.V14167.gnm2.J7QH, whole genome shotgun sequence includes the following:
- the LOC110273062 gene encoding uncharacterized protein LOC110273062, with protein sequence MRGPRDGSSGAGMSNIGRYYRSMTLTDFLKSGPPRFNGNANVLEADQWFRDAKRFLYTQHIPEFKTEFYGKYFLYAIRIAKELELMQLKQENMFVADYTREFDNLCHLSRVCQGNQADYEAWKCVQYEKGLRRDIFNCVSPQRLMDFPELVMKSQFAECYSLKSAMLQEGYGETTPDEPHRARLGVCYKCGKPGHIARDCPHRIRWDAAESDS encoded by the exons ATGCGAGGACCCCGAGATGGAAGCTCGGGTGCCGGTATGAGCAACATAGGTCGATACTATAGATCCATGACTCTTACTGATTTCCTCAAGAGTGGTCCACCCCGGTTTAATGGAAACGCTAATGTGCTAGAGGCTGATCAGTGGTTTCGAGATGCGAAGAGATTCTTATACACTCAGCACATACCAGAA TTCAAGACGGAATTTTACGGAAAGTATTTCTTATATGCAATTCGCATTGCAAAGGAGTTGGAGTTAATGCAATTGAAGCAAGAGAATATGTTTGTTGCTGACTATACCCGTGAATTCGACAACCTATGTCACCTCTCAAGAGTTTGTCAAGGAAATCAAGCCGACTATGAAGCGTGGAAGTGTGTTCAGTATGAGAAAGGGCTTAGAAGAGACATCTTCAACTGTGTGAGTCCGCAAAGGTTAATGGATTTTCCTGAATTGGTTATGAAAAGTCAATTCGCAGAATGTTACTCCCTGAAGTCTGCAATGTTACAAGAAGGCTATGGAGAGACTACTCCAGATGAGCCGCATAGAGCCAGACTAGGTGTATGTTACAAGTGCGGGAAGCCGGGGCATATAGCTCGAGATTGTCCACACAGGATACGTTGGGATGCAGCCGAATCCGATTCTTAG